The nucleotide sequence CTTTTATCCAAGGAAGCTCCGCCTTTTTCCTCGGGTATAGTTATCATCTTCCCGTTATCCGCGCCCGCGCGCCCAAAATCAATCTCGGCATCACCAAGGTTCCGCAGATTACTGGCAATCCCGAAGTGAACTTCGCAAATTACTGGATGTGGACTGTTTCCAAAAAAGCGAAAAATGCGGATCTTGCCTGGCACTTCGTGAATTTTCTCACCAATGCCACAGAAGCGCCGAAATACCTCGAAGCCGCAAAACGTCCGGCAGCTCGGCGCGCTCTTTTAACGAGCCAGCTCGAAGACGAAGATATCGGCGTATTTTCATCGCAAGTCCTTACGGCAAAAAGCTGGTATCGCGGCGTGGATCCGAAAACTGCGGAGCTTGCCATTATCGACATGATTGACGGGGTGGTTCAGGGGACGCTTGATCCGCGCAATGCTCTTCGTCTTACATCCGAAAAAATCGCGCAGACCATTCAGGCGCCGAGGACACAATAGGGAAGTTGCGTAGGACATCGTTGCGTGGTTGCGTAGGCCATGCGCCGTGAGCCATGCGCCCCGTAACCAATAACCCGTACCCATTCCCTTCGCCCTTCGGTTTGTAGGATCGCAGGCCCGTAGGGCATGGGTTGTGAGGGATGGGGGAAGTTGCGTAAGGCATCCTTACGTTCCACGCAACGACGCCACTACGCAACCCCTGTTACTACTGACCCGCGCGAGAACATGCTAAAATCCATACAGGTATGAATCGGAGGACCGTTTTGTTCGGCCTTTCCGCAATCTTCGCGATTGCTTTTGTATTCTTTATTTTTCAAAAGGCCGATGCGGCTTTTCCGGCCTGCCAATGCTCCTGCATTTCGAGCGAAGACACGCAAAATCTGCTTCGGGTGCCCCAGCCCGATGCAGCCTCCTGTTCGGCCACGGTATGTCCGGCCGCTTGCTCTGAAATCGGATCGACGTTGGTGAGTACGGAATATAATGCATCGAGCAATCGTTGCGTT is from bacterium and encodes:
- a CDS encoding extracellular solute-binding protein; this translates as FIQGSSAFFLGYSYHLPVIRARAPKINLGITKVPQITGNPEVNFANYWMWTVSKKAKNADLAWHFVNFLTNATEAPKYLEAAKRPAARRALLTSQLEDEDIGVFSSQVLTAKSWYRGVDPKTAELAIIDMIDGVVQGTLDPRNALRLTSEKIAQTIQAPRTQ